Within Desulfolithobacter dissulfuricans, the genomic segment CCCCGTGTTGTCTTCTCTTGCCGGCCGCCGCATTCTTCTGGGCGTGACCGGTTCCATTGCCCTGTACAAAACGGCCCAGTGGATCCGCGACCTGGTACGGGAAGAGGCCCGGGTCACCGTGGTCATGACCGCGGCCGCCGCCCGTTTCATCACCCCGCTCACCATGGCGGCCCTTTCCGGCAGCCGGGTCTATACCGACATGTTCGATGAGGATCCCGGGCAGGCCATGGCCCATATCGATCTGTCGCGGGAACATGACCTGCTCCTCGTCGCCCCGGCCACAGCCCACACCATCTCCCGGCTGGCCCACGGAATGGCCGACGATCTGCTGTCGACCGCGGTGCTGGCTGCCAAAATTCCGGTGGTGGTCTGTCCGGCCATGAACAGTGCCATGTTCACTCATCCCGCCACCAGGGAGAATCTCGAGCAACTGCGCCGCTACGGGTACCGGGTGGTGGCACCGGAGTCGGGGATGCTGGCCTGCGGCGAAGAAGGACCCGGCCGGCTGCCCGGCTGGGACCAGGTACGGGAGATACTGCTGGCCACTCTTTCCTCCCAGGATCTGCAGGGGCGTCATGTGCTGGTGACGGCCGGGCCCACCCGGGAACCCCTGGATCCGGCCCGTTATCTCAGCAATCGCTCCAGTGGCAGGATGGGCTATGCCCTGGCCAGGGTCGCCCGCCGCCGCGGCGCTCGGGTAACCCTTGTCTCCGGCCCGGTCTCGCTTGATCCGCCCCCCGGCGTGGAGGTGGTTCCGGTGATGACCGCCCGGGACATGCGCGCGGCGGTGCGGGAACACAGGGACCAGGCCGACATCATCATCATGGCGGCGGCGGTGGCCGACTTCAGGCCAGTTGGCTGTGCGGATCGCAAGATCAAGAAGTCCAGGGCGCCGGACACCATTGCCCTGAGCGAAAATCCAGATATTCTCAAGGAACTCGGCCGGGAGCGCCGACCGGAACAGGTGCTGGTGGGCTTTGCCGCCGAAAGCCACGACCACGAGGCCGAGGGGCGGCGCAAGCTGGCGACCAAGAATCTGGACCTCATCTGTGTCAATGATATCCTGGGCGAGAAGACCGGGTTTGACGTGGATACCAACCAGGTGCTTCTGATCGATTGGCAAGGGCAGGAGACCCTGCCGCTGCTCTCCAAGGAGGAGACAGCTGTCCGAATCCTTGACCGGATCCGGGAACTGCTCCCCTGAGGGCATGGCGGGGTACCGCCGCTCAACGGTGAAAAAAGGAAAATCCGTGCCAGTTTCCCCTCTGTTGCAGGGGTGGTACGGATTTTCGCTTTTCAGAGCAAAGGGCCAGCTGGTGGTTACCAGGCATGTTACATGCCATCCATGGCGTACTCGTAGATCATCATCACGTTTTCCAGGGTGGGCTGGCGGGGATTGTTTTCCACCGGTCGGGCCACGGTCAGGGCGATTTTGGCCATCTCTTCGATTCGGTCGTCGGGGATGCCCAGGTCTGACAGGCTGGCCGGAATGGCCAGGTCCGAGTTGAGCTGGTGCATTTCTTCCACCAGGACGTGGGCCGCGTCGCGAAGTGACATGTTGTTGGTGTCGCCACCGAGCATTTCAGCCAGCAGGGCATGCTTTTCCAGGTTGCCGATCAGGTTGAACTCGGTCACATAGGGCAGCAGCACCGCATTGGCAAGACCATGGGGGATGCCGAACATGCCGCCGAGCGGATAGGCCATGGCATGGACCAGTCCGACGCCGGCCATGGCCAGGGCCTTGCCACCCAGCAGGCTGGCCAGCAGCATGTTGGAGCGGGCCTCGATGTTCCGACCGTCGGCATAGGCGGTGCGCAGGTTGGTGGCAATCAGCTCGATGGCCTGGAGCGAGTACATTTCAGACACCGGATGGGCCTGGACCGAGGTGTAGGCCTCCAGGGCATGGGTCAGGGCGTCGATGCCGGTGGCCGCGGTCACGTGGGGCGGCAGGCTCAGGGTCAGTTCCGGATCAAGAACCGCGGCCTCGGGATAGAGGGGATCACCGTTCATGCCGCCCTTGGAACCGGTTTCTTCATTGATAAAGACGGCGGTGAAGGTGACCTCGGCTCCGGTACCGGCTGAAGTCGGGACCATGATTTTAGGAACCCCTGGTTTTTCTATCTTACCCAGGCCCAGGTAATCCACGGCCCGGCCGCCATTGGTCAGCAGGATGGCAATGGCCTTGGCCACGTCCATGGCCGAGCCGCCACCCACGCCGATGACGCAGTCGCAGTTATGCTCCCTGGCAATCTCGGTGCCCCTGTCCGCCAGGCGCAGGCCCGGTTCGGGGTCGATTTCCGAGTATATGGTATAGGTCATGTTACCTGCCTCCAGGGCCCGGGTGATGTTCGAGTCCAGTCCGGCCTGAATCAGGCCGGGATCAAGGACCACCAAGGCATTGGTGCCGCCGAAACCGGCGGCGACCTCGGGCAGACGCTTTATTATGCCGGTACCGAAATGGATCTGGGTCGGCTGGGTGATGGTAAACGGTTGCATGGTATCTCCTGAAAAAATGAGTATCGTACTGGTTGTTCCATGGTCACCGGGCCGGCAGTATGGACCGGACGGAGGATCCATGGTTATATTGAACCCGTACGGCGTTATATATCACCAATCGGTGGACTTGGGAACGGAAAGGGACAGGAAAAAAAGATTATGGAACTGAGTAGGTCGGAACAGAAGCGGCGAATCAAACAGCTGGAAAAATTTGTCCATGAGCTGGTCCAGCAGCCACCGGGCGTGATCCGGGATCTTCCCTGTGATACGGAGGTGCGGGATCTCCTCCTGGAGGCGGTCGCCCTGAAAGGCGGGGCCAGGAAGCGGCAGCTCAAGTACATCACCAAGCTGCTTCGTTCCACACCGGTGGAACCGCTCTACGATTTCATGTCCCGGCGTCGCGGCTCCAAGCTCCGTGAGGACCGGGCCTTCCATGAACTGGAATACATGCGCGACACCCTGCTGAGCGAGGCCGTGGAGCAGTACCGGTTGCACCGGGAGCAACAGGTGCAGTGGGAAGAGCACTGGGACAGCCAGGCCATCCGGGATATCGAGGCCCAGCTGCCCGGGATCGACACCAGGGCCCTTGCCCGGCTGGGCTACCAGTTTGCCCTGACCAGGAATCGCAGGCACAGCCGGGAAGTTTTCCGGCTCCTCCGGGCTGCCCACGAACAGCTCCAGTTCAAAAAAGGGTAGTAGCGTGGAATACAGAACAGGACGTATGGGCCGGGTCTTTTATGTCCGGTTTGATCATGGGGACGATTTGCTGGAGGGGTTGCGAGGTCTGGTCCTGAAAGAGGAGATCCATTGCGCCTGGTTCGAGCTTTTCGGCGGCCAGCGCCGGGTCGACGTGGTGGTCGGGCCCGAAGAGCCGGTCATGCCGCCAAATCCGGTGTGGCGCCGGCTGGACAATGTCCGGGAACTGCTCGGGGTGGGGTCTGTTTTCCGGGACAGGGGTGACCCGCTGGTCCATCTGCACGGCGCCCTGGGGCACCGGGACGAAACCATCACCGGCTGTATCCGGGAAAGGGCCGAGGTCTACCTGGTTGTGGAGGCTGTGGTCTACGAACTGCTGGACATGGATATCAGTCGGCCGTTTTTTGACGGAGGCGGGTTTCACCGACCCGAATTTGGTCGGGGCGACCGGGACTGACATCACCGTTCCTGCCCGTGACCGGTTCTCAGATGTGCGGGGCAACTGGAATCGCCCAGTGACATGTCCCGGACAGGTCGTGTCGCCGGGACAAACAAAAATCTGATTACTATCAATCTTTGGCATTGAAACCGGTGTCGGCCTCACTTGTTTCACGGGACGCCATAAACCCGTCCCTGGGGGCTTGACTGTGGCCATCCAGGCCACAGACACCCGTGAAACAAGTGAGGCCGACACCTTCATCCATCGGTGGCTGAATTTCAGTGGTAATCACAAACAAAAAAGGCGTGGACACCGGGTGTCCACGCCTGAAAAGTCTCAGCAAAAAGAGAAGGTTTACTCTTCCTCGACCTCGATCTTGACCAGCTTGTCGCCGGGCTGGACGGCCTGGCCCACCTTGACGGATACGGCCACGACCTTGCCAGCCACTTCGCTGACAATGGGGGTCTGCATCTTCATGGCCTCGAGCACCACAACCTGGTCTCCCGGTTTGACCTCCTGGCCTTCCTCAACATTGACCCCGCAGACGTTGCCGGCAAACGAGGCCCGGATATCACCCATCTTGGCCAGGGCTACGATCTCATCCTTGCTGATCTTGGGAGTGCTTTCGGTGTTACCCTGCTTTTCCGGCTCAA encodes:
- a CDS encoding iron-containing alcohol dehydrogenase, producing the protein MQPFTITQPTQIHFGTGIIKRLPEVAAGFGGTNALVVLDPGLIQAGLDSNITRALEAGNMTYTIYSEIDPEPGLRLADRGTEIAREHNCDCVIGVGGGSAMDVAKAIAILLTNGGRAVDYLGLGKIEKPGVPKIMVPTSAGTGAEVTFTAVFINEETGSKGGMNGDPLYPEAAVLDPELTLSLPPHVTAATGIDALTHALEAYTSVQAHPVSEMYSLQAIELIATNLRTAYADGRNIEARSNMLLASLLGGKALAMAGVGLVHAMAYPLGGMFGIPHGLANAVLLPYVTEFNLIGNLEKHALLAEMLGGDTNNMSLRDAAHVLVEEMHQLNSDLAIPASLSDLGIPDDRIEEMAKIALTVARPVENNPRQPTLENVMMIYEYAMDGM
- a CDS encoding PPC domain-containing DNA-binding protein, with the translated sequence MEYRTGRMGRVFYVRFDHGDDLLEGLRGLVLKEEIHCAWFELFGGQRRVDVVVGPEEPVMPPNPVWRRLDNVRELLGVGSVFRDRGDPLVHLHGALGHRDETITGCIRERAEVYLVVEAVVYELLDMDISRPFFDGGGFHRPEFGRGDRD
- the coaBC gene encoding bifunctional phosphopantothenoylcysteine decarboxylase/phosphopantothenate--cysteine ligase CoaBC, which produces MPSAPYPVLSSLAGRRILLGVTGSIALYKTAQWIRDLVREEARVTVVMTAAAARFITPLTMAALSGSRVYTDMFDEDPGQAMAHIDLSREHDLLLVAPATAHTISRLAHGMADDLLSTAVLAAKIPVVVCPAMNSAMFTHPATRENLEQLRRYGYRVVAPESGMLACGEEGPGRLPGWDQVREILLATLSSQDLQGRHVLVTAGPTREPLDPARYLSNRSSGRMGYALARVARRRGARVTLVSGPVSLDPPPGVEVVPVMTARDMRAAVREHRDQADIIIMAAAVADFRPVGCADRKIKKSRAPDTIALSENPDILKELGRERRPEQVLVGFAAESHDHEAEGRRKLATKNLDLICVNDILGEKTGFDVDTNQVLLIDWQGQETLPLLSKEETAVRILDRIRELLP
- a CDS encoding DUF615 domain-containing protein; the encoded protein is MELSRSEQKRRIKQLEKFVHELVQQPPGVIRDLPCDTEVRDLLLEAVALKGGARKRQLKYITKLLRSTPVEPLYDFMSRRRGSKLREDRAFHELEYMRDTLLSEAVEQYRLHREQQVQWEEHWDSQAIRDIEAQLPGIDTRALARLGYQFALTRNRRHSREVFRLLRAAHEQLQFKKG